Proteins from a genomic interval of Diospyros lotus cultivar Yz01 chromosome 6, ASM1463336v1, whole genome shotgun sequence:
- the LOC127804865 gene encoding pentatricopeptide repeat-containing protein At3g02490, mitochondrial-like, translated as MRNHPWRRLLLFGSHYQSQQLHISRNFYIQLHAHLSGPTPIRHFSSLLVSRSLFVSEIRDLRSPRFRCFSSSELAIEDKDSDHVAVLTDIFSKHPAIVDEIKLELDSSNVVITHELVLKVLQSLGTAPDVARTFFDWVSKSEGERLSSKSYNLMLRILGSNGHVKEFWDLVEIMKTKGYGVSKGTHTMVLEKFEKEGLDADLDKLKELYTSGSVDNSVEKVCSRVCKVIRRQVWGDDVEKCLRELKIEYSSDLVVMVLRNLGTEPNKAMMFFRWVHESNLFEHDERSFNAMARVLGREDCIEELWKVLDELRGAGFEMEMETYIEILGSFVKRNMIKDAVNLYEFGMTSANRPTVRDCTFLLRKVATSRELDVNLFLRVVKAFTEGGDMLPSLTIDAVIKSLTSVGRFGECNRILKAMEKSGFLPSDILQSKIAFWLSSNRKAEEASEFLDNMEASRGNLSYKTWISLVEGHCVAGDLDEAADCFQRMVQKEGVSSAGYALELLVKAYCVRSRAIDVCKLLTDMVNEKELKPSHRAYKVLINKLLVQSGFKEALSLLGLMKSQGYPPYLDPFVEYVSKIGTAEEAMMFLQAITVKRFPSTAVFLRVFEAYLNAGRHDEAQNLLSICPGYIRNHADVLNLFFIMKLKPAEAASVAA; from the coding sequence ATGAGAAATCATCCATGGCGGCGTCTGCTTCTTTTCGGTTCGCACTATCAGTCTCAGCAACTTCACATTTCCAGAAACTTCTATATTCAATTGCACGCGCACCTCAGTGGCCCTACTCCCATTCGACATTTCTCTTCACTCCTAGTCTCACGTTCACTCTTCGTCTCCGAAATTCGAGACCTCAGAAGCCCTAGGTTCCGCTGCTTCTCCTCGTCAGAGCTCGCTATCGAGGACAAAGACTCGGATCACGTCGCCGTATTGACCGATATCTTCTCCAAGCATCCAGCAATTGTCGACGAGATCAAGCTCGAGTTGGATTCCAGTAACGTAGTTATTACCCACGAGCTGGTGTTGAAGGTTCTGCAAAGTCTCGGTACGGCCCCCGATGTTGCTCGGACGTTCTTCGATTGGGTTTCCAAAAGCGAAGGGGAGCGACTGAGCTCCAAGTCGTATAATTTGATGCTGCGCATACTTGGATCAAATGGGCACGTGAAGGAGTTCTGGGATTTGGTTGAGATCATGAAGACGAAAGGTTATGGAGTGTCCAAGGGAACACACACCATGGTTTTGGAGAAGTTTGAGAAAGAAGGATTGGATGCCGATTTGGATAAGTTGAAAGAATTGTATACTTCCGGATCAGTAGATAATTCGGTTGAGAAGGTATGTTCGAGGGTTTGTAAGGTGATTAGGCGGCAAGTATGGGGAGATGATGTTGAAAAGTGCCTACGCGAACTGAAGATTGAGTATTCGAGTGATTTGGTTGTGATGGTTTTGCGAAATCTTGGAACAGAACCTAATAAGGCAATGATGTTTTTCCGGTGGGTTCATGAGAGCAATCTATTTGAGCACGATGAGCGGAGTTTCAATGCTATGGCGAGGGTGTTGGGCAGAGAGGACTGCATTGAGGAGTTATGGAAGGTGTTGGATGAACTGAGGGGTGCTGGGTTTGAAATGGAGATGGAGACCTATATTgaaattttgggaagttttgttAAGAGGAATATGATAAAGGATGCGGTGAATTTGTACGAGTTTGGGATGACTAGTGCAAACAGGCCCACTGTCCGGGATTGTACCTTTCTTTTGAGAAAAGTAGCGACTAGTAGGGAACTGGATGTGAATTTGTTTCTGAGAGTTGTAAAGGCTTTTACAGAGGGCGGTGACATGTTACCAAGCTTAACCATTGATGCAGTTATCAAGTCTTTAACCAGTGTTGGTAGATTTGGAGAATGCAATAGGATCTTGAAAGCCATGGAGAAAAGTGGTTTCTTACCTAGTGATATATTGCAGAGTAAAATTGCCTTTTGGCTTAGCAGTAATCGGAAAGCGGAAGAAGCTAGTGAGTTTCTAGATAATATGGAGGCATCTAGGGGTAACTTGAGTTATAAAACATGGATATCTTTAGTTGAAGGGCACTGTGTTGCTGGTGACCTGGATGAAGCTGCTGATTGTTTTCAAAGAATGGTTCAAAAGGAAGGGGTCTCTTCTGCTGGCTATGCTTTAGAGTTGTTGGTTAAGGCTTATTGCGTTAGGAGCAGAGCAATAGATGTGTGCAAGCTTCTGACTGATATGGTCAATGAAAAAGAGTTGAAACCCTCTCATCGTGCATACAAGGTATTGATAAACAAGTTATTGGTTCAGAGTGGGTTTAAAGAAGCTTTAAGCCTTTTAGGGTTGATGAAAAGTCAAGGTTACCCACCGTATTTGGATCCATTTGTGGAGTATGTTTCAAAGATTGGAACTGCCGAGGAGGCTATGATGTTTCTTCAGGCGATAACTGTGAAACGGTTTCCATCTACAGCTGTGTTTCTTCGTGTCTTTGAAGCATACCTGAATGCTGGAAGGCACGATGAAGCCCAGAATCTCCTTTCTATATGTCCGGGTTACATTCGGAACCATGCTGATGTTTTGAATCTCTTCTTTATCATGAAACTTAAACCTGCTGAAGCCGCTTCTGTGGCTGCTTAA
- the LOC127804843 gene encoding stress-induced protein KIN2-like encodes MDNTQNMSYKAGQAKGQAQEKGSQVMDKASGAAQSAADSMQEAGQQAMAKAQGAADAVKDAGQRQQMTNSSSISLLGV; translated from the exons ATGGACAATACCCAGAACATGAGCTACAAAGCCGGCCAGGCCAAGGGCCAAGCCCAG GAGAAGGGCAGCCAGGTGATGGACAAGGCCAGCGGCGCCGCCCAATCCGCCGCGGACTCCATGCAGGAG GCTGGCCAGCAAGCGATGGCTAAGGCGCAGGGTGCAGCTGACGCAGTTAAGGATGCAGGTCAGCGGCAACAAATGACAAACTCTTCATCGATCTCACTCTTAGGAGTTTAA
- the LOC127803578 gene encoding pentatricopeptide repeat-containing protein At5g38730: MASLVSTSSETQFVKTVCAIVVKGHWDNLLKPRIGSSLTSTIINQVLSFLSLDGSSLSWSFFKWVESIPNYTHSLQSSWTMIQILTRKGQYRTAQNMLEKIALKDFLSSPTVLNALMKDCDDPDSNSQVLSWLVIFFAKSKMIQDAIQVFEHMRVNGLKPHLPACTVLLNSLVKDGLTNMVWKTYKKMLKLGVVPNIHVFNVLMHACCKSGDVEKAEELLSEMEMKGIYPDLFTYNTLISLYCKRGLHYQALAIQDRMEQRAVSPDIVTYNSLIYGYCREGRMREALRLFKEIKDAVPNHVTYTTLIDGYCRVNDFNEALRLRQEMEAKGLYPAVVTYNSILRKLCEEGRIKDANKLLTEMNAKKIEPDNITCNTLINAYCKIGDMKSALRVRNKMLEAGLKPDSFTYRAFIHGFCKAREMDSAKEEFISMLDAGFSPSYSTYSWLVDGYCNQDNEEAILRLLDEFVSKGLLIDISVYRALIQRLCKRDKVDCAQRIFTLMQGKGILGDSVVYISLAYAFLRMDNVVVATDMLDEMYRRRLMITLKLYRSFNASYADDKGILDIFWDHVVKRDLISKGILQYVRQLELHS, translated from the coding sequence ATGGCTAGCTTAGTTTCCACAAGCAGTGAAACCCAGTTCGTCAAAACTGTATGTGCAATCGTAGTGAAGGGACACTGGGATAATCTTCTGAAGCCCAGGATTGGTTCTAGTCTCACCTCAACAATCATCAACCAGGTACTGTCGTTCCTTTCGTTAGATGGGTCCTCTCTGTCTTGGTCTTTCTTCAAATGGGTAGAATCAATCCCCAATTACACGCATTCTCTACAGTCTTCTTGGACTATGATTCAAATCCTCACTAGGAAGGGTCAGTACAGAACTGCACAGAACATGCTTGAAAAAATTGCTCTGAAGGATTTCCTGTCTTCTCCGACGGTCTTGAACGCTCTTATGAAAGACTGTGATGACCCAGACTCAAATTCGCAAGTTCTGAGCTGGTTGGTGATATTCTTTGCCAAGTCGAAGATGATCCAAGATGCAATTCAAGTGTTTGAGCACATGAGAGTTAATGGACTTAAGCCTCATTTGCCTGCCTGTACTGTGCTTTTGAATTCATTGGTGAAGGATGGGTTGACTAATATGGTGTGGAAAACTTACAAGAAAATGTTAAAACTTGGGGTTGTTCCAAATATACATGTGTTCAACGTGTTGATGCATGCTTGCTGCAAGTCTGGAGATGTTGAGAAGGCTGAAGAATTATTGAGTGAGATGGAGATGAAGGGAATTTATCCTGACCTCTTCACTTATAATACACTGATCTCCTTGTATTGTAAGAGGGGTCTGCACTATCAAGCTTTGGCTATTCAGGATAGAATGGAACAACGGGCCGTGTCTCCTGACATTGTTACCTACAACTCCCTAATTTATGGGTATTGTAGAGAAGGTAGAATGAGAGAGGCCTTAAGgctttttaaagaaattaaagatGCCGTCCCTAATCACGTGACATACACAACTTTGATTGATGGGTATTGCAGAGTGAACGACTTCAATGAAGCTTTACGATTGCGTCAGGAAATGGAGGCTAAAGGGTTGTATCCTGCTGTTGTGACCTATAATTCTATTCTCCGCAAGTTGTGCGAGGAAGGCAGGATAAAGGATGCAAATAAACTCTTGACTGAGATGAATGCAAAGAAGATTGAACCCGATAATATCACATGTAACACATTGATTAATGCTTACTGCAAGATAGGTGATATGAAGTCTGCTTTAAGAGTAAGAAATAAGATGTTGGAGGCAGGATTGAAACCTGACAGTTTTACGTACAGGGCATTCATTCATGGTTTCTGCAAGGCACGGGAGATGGACAGTGCCAAAGAGGAGTTCATTTCAATGCTTGATGCTGGATTTTCTCCCAGTTATTCTACATATTCATGGCTCGTGGATGGATACTGCAACCAAGACAATGAAGAGGCAATCTTGAGACTCCTGGATGAATTTGTGAGCAAAGGTCTTCTCATTGACATCTCAGTTTATAGGGCACTAATACAAAGGCTATGCAAGAGAGACAAGGTTGATTGTGCTCAGCGAATATTCACTCTTATGCAAGGGAAGGGAATATTAGGAGATAGTGTTGTGTACATTAGTCTAGCATATGCTTTCTTGAGAATGGACAATGTAGTTGTTGCTACGGATATGTTGGATGAGATGTACAGGAGGAGGTTGATGATAACTCTCAAGCTTTACCGAAGTTTCAATGCTTCATATGCTGATGACAAGGGAAtcttggatatcttttgggatCATGTGGTCAAAAGAGACCTTATTTCAAAAGGCATTTTACAATACGTCCGACAGTTGGAATTACACTCATAG